One Polypterus senegalus isolate Bchr_013 chromosome 10, ASM1683550v1, whole genome shotgun sequence DNA segment encodes these proteins:
- the LOC120537076 gene encoding uncharacterized protein LOC120537076 yields MRGKEKQMKMGEWSLHKRKTTRKGALEEDRLDEAAVDKEIQKVEMFLKIFQEKEEVIEYKINKLNEAVKYLNPLRARTQIAGLLIFGGLVLTSAMKLGASLQTAVFISIVVTFIFVLADKKSFKYRMRELKESTTLGLLEVGLLASGAAEALLWLSKIPESSAQGGKIQRFLKVLRTEVCLRKLMETVSELSLREYDCVEGTTLSAQEKIFLEIFPHRLDQLYSMFEAIIEADTDQDSELNSRRICECAEKLQENLKAIHCIYSELTKFSKV; encoded by the exons ATGagaggaaaagagaaacaaatgaaaatgggaGAATGGAGCCTACACAAAAGGAAAACCACAAGAAAGGGGGCATTGGAGGAAGATAG aTTAGATGAGGCCGCTGTTGATAAGGAAATCCAGAAGGTGGAGATGTTTTTGAAGATTTTTCAAGAGAAAGAAGAGGTCATTGAGTATAAAATCAACAAGCTGAATGAGGCGGTGAAGTACCTGAATCCATTAAGGGCTCGAACTCAAATAGCAGGTCTACTGATCTTTGGGGGTTTGGTGTTGACATCTGCTATGAAACTTGGAGCTTCCTTACAAACTGCTGTTTTCATCTCCATagtagttacatttatttttgtacttgcTGACAAAAAGTCATTTAAATACAGAATGCGTGAATTAAAGGAAAGTACTACATTAGGCCTCCTGGAAGTTGGCTTGTTGGCCAGTGGTGCTGCAGAAGCCCTTTTATGGTTAAGTAAGATACCTGAATCATCAGCCCAGGGTGGAAAAATTCAGCGCTTCTTGAAAGTGTTACGGACAGAGGTATGTCTCAGGAAGCTAATGGAAACTGTATCCGAGTTAAGCTTGAGGGAATATGACTGTGTTGAAGGGACAACTTTGAGTGCACAAGAGAAAATATTCCTGGAGATTTTCCCTCATCGCCTAGACCAGCTCTACTCAATGTTTGAAGCCATCATAGAAGCAGACACTGACCAAGACAGCGAACTTAATTCCAGACGGATTTGTGAGTGTGCAGAGAAACTGCAGGAGAACCTCAAAGCAATCCATTGTATTTATTCAGAATTAACCAAATTTTCTAAAGTGTAG